In Ictidomys tridecemlineatus isolate mIctTri1 chromosome 16, mIctTri1.hap1, whole genome shotgun sequence, a single genomic region encodes these proteins:
- the LOC144371523 gene encoding uncharacterized protein LOC144371523 isoform X1, translated as MGTVPLCFDSSVLAQVIFLFVTISILNPPFLVPTQGENDQNTEEPFRVQSLEPYRQDQRRNELLPDIGGRNLHFSSNMGLISWDSILTQQVLDLLFPSASPSFLGTWVNFFTEDFHQPPGSLSLQLLLPYMYLFLEHQAHHLLAPTEDDISSQAEPESQADCATSSVPVTAPKPTPEPEPSPWEGAELESRTSGVSTRYSPRPQYNRRVRGRCLIHVYLENENTTQYRSILVTCQDTTPVIIRRALDAHLLQQEDPKNYELLQIVSNHQKLKIPADGKVYYALDGGVDYNFLLRETDASKSLKIKPKEFLEPSVAVASRTPAAMSSSSAVTAGSLPHATQSNEWCLRKVTSSSSSLLHSSEQVEDSRFVHVLLEGQSLRETKRILVTCQETVTSLIRRALDQNLLQHEDVNNFELLSMISEDEKIKVPDHSLVYLSMNPGIQYFIVRKRPEVKGKEFSESTCKSSRPLSHKQVGDTCLIHVHLETQSPKMAKKVLVTCHDRAPVVIRRALELHLLTQEKPEEYELGQIISHRQKLRIPAQANVFYAKNPHTESNFVLRKRSLSQKNDEWIQPQPPSHPTKKAAALLRMLAKPFCCCVPGRD; from the exons atgggaactgtcccattgtgctttgactctagtgtattggcacaagtcatttttctgtttgtcaccatttccattttgaacccaccattcttggtcccaacccagggtgaaaatgatcagaacacggaggagcccttcagggtacagagccttgaaccttacaggcaggaccagcgtaggaatgagctcctgcctgacattggtgggaggaacctacatttcagcagcaacatggggttaatctcctgggattccatcctcacccagcaggtgctggatctcttgttcccaag tgcctcaccttccttcctggggacctgggtgaacttcTTCACCGAGGAtttccatcagcctccaggctctctgagtctgcagctgctgctgccgtATATGTATCTCTTCCTGgagcaccaagcacaccacctcttGGCCCCAACTGAAGATGAcatatcaagccaggcagagcctgagagccaggcggactgtg ctacaagctcagttcctgtcacggctcctaagccaaccccagagccagagccttctccctgggaaggggcagagctggagtccaggacatcaggggtctccactcggtactccccacggccccagtacaacaggcgggtgagaggcaggtgcctcattcacgtctacctggagaatgaaaacacaacacagtataggagcatcctg gtgacctgccaggacacaactccagtcatcatccgcagggccttagatgcacacttgctccagcaggaggatccaaaaaactacgagcttctgcaaattgtctcgaaccatcaga agctgaagATCCCTGCAGATGGGAAagtatattacgccctggatggaggagtggattataactttcttcttcgggaaacagatgccagcaagtcgttgaagatcaagccaaaggag ttcttggagccttctgtggcagtggcatccaggaccccagcagctatgagcagcagctctgcagtgactgcaggatcattgccccatgccacccaaagcaatgagtggtgcctgagaaaagtcaccagtagcagctcctcactgcttcactccagtgagcaggtggaagacagccgctttgttcacgtcctcctagagggacagagcctgagggagacaaagcgcatcctg gtgacctgtcAGGAGACGGTGACAAGCCTtatccgcagggccttggaccaaaatttgttgcagcatgaggatgtgaacaactttgagctgctgagtatGATATCTGAggatgaga aaatcaaggtccctgaccactcactcgtgtatctgtccatgaatccgggaatacaatatttcatcgtgaggaaacgccccgaggtcaagggaaaggag ttctcagaatcaacctgcaagtcctccaggccactttcccacaagcaggtgggagacacctgcttaattcacgtccacttagaaacacaaagtccaaagatggccaagaaggtcctg gtgacctgccacgatcgggctcctgtcgtcatccgcagggccctcgagctacacttgcttactcaggagaagccggaggaatatgagctgggccaaatcatctctcaccgtcaga agctgaggattccagcgcaggccaacgtattttatgcaaagaaccctcacacagAATCCAACtttgtgctgaggaaaaggagcctctcccaaaagaatgatgagtggatccagcctcaacctccctctcatcCTACAAAgaaggctgcagccctcctgaggatgcttgcaaaaccattctgctgctgtgtgcctgggcgggactga
- the LOC144371523 gene encoding uncharacterized protein LOC144371523 isoform X4, which translates to MGTVPLCFDSSVLAQVIFLFVTISILNPPFLVPTQGENDQNTEEPFRVQSLEPYRQDQRRNELLPDIGGRNLHFSSNMGLISWDSILTQQVLDLLFPSASPSFLGTWVNFFTEDFHQPPGSLSLQLLLPYMYLFLEHQAHHLLAPTEDDISSQAEPESQADCATSSVPVTAPKPTPEPEPSPWEGAELESRTSGVSTRYSPRPQYNRRVRGRCLIHVYLENENTTQYRSILVTCQDTTPVIIRRALDAHLLQQEDPKNYELLQIVSNHQKLKIPADGKVYYALDGGVDYNFLLRETDASKSLKIKPKEVTCQETVTSLIRRALDQNLLQHEDVNNFELLSMISEDEKIKVPDHSLVYLSMNPGIQYFIVRKRPEVKGKEFSESTCKSSRPLSHKQVGDTCLIHVHLETQSPKMAKKVLVTCHDRAPVVIRRALELHLLTQEKPEEYELGQIISHRQKLRIPAQANVFYAKNPHTESNFVLRKRSLSQKNDEWIQPQPPSHPTKKAAALLRMLAKPFCCCVPGRD; encoded by the exons atgggaactgtcccattgtgctttgactctagtgtattggcacaagtcatttttctgtttgtcaccatttccattttgaacccaccattcttggtcccaacccagggtgaaaatgatcagaacacggaggagcccttcagggtacagagccttgaaccttacaggcaggaccagcgtaggaatgagctcctgcctgacattggtgggaggaacctacatttcagcagcaacatggggttaatctcctgggattccatcctcacccagcaggtgctggatctcttgttcccaag tgcctcaccttccttcctggggacctgggtgaacttcTTCACCGAGGAtttccatcagcctccaggctctctgagtctgcagctgctgctgccgtATATGTATCTCTTCCTGgagcaccaagcacaccacctcttGGCCCCAACTGAAGATGAcatatcaagccaggcagagcctgagagccaggcggactgtg ctacaagctcagttcctgtcacggctcctaagccaaccccagagccagagccttctccctgggaaggggcagagctggagtccaggacatcaggggtctccactcggtactccccacggccccagtacaacaggcgggtgagaggcaggtgcctcattcacgtctacctggagaatgaaaacacaacacagtataggagcatcctg gtgacctgccaggacacaactccagtcatcatccgcagggccttagatgcacacttgctccagcaggaggatccaaaaaactacgagcttctgcaaattgtctcgaaccatcaga agctgaagATCCCTGCAGATGGGAAagtatattacgccctggatggaggagtggattataactttcttcttcgggaaacagatgccagcaagtcgttgaagatcaagccaaaggag gtgacctgtcAGGAGACGGTGACAAGCCTtatccgcagggccttggaccaaaatttgttgcagcatgaggatgtgaacaactttgagctgctgagtatGATATCTGAggatgaga aaatcaaggtccctgaccactcactcgtgtatctgtccatgaatccgggaatacaatatttcatcgtgaggaaacgccccgaggtcaagggaaaggag ttctcagaatcaacctgcaagtcctccaggccactttcccacaagcaggtgggagacacctgcttaattcacgtccacttagaaacacaaagtccaaagatggccaagaaggtcctg gtgacctgccacgatcgggctcctgtcgtcatccgcagggccctcgagctacacttgcttactcaggagaagccggaggaatatgagctgggccaaatcatctctcaccgtcaga agctgaggattccagcgcaggccaacgtattttatgcaaagaaccctcacacagAATCCAACtttgtgctgaggaaaaggagcctctcccaaaagaatgatgagtggatccagcctcaacctccctctcatcCTACAAAgaaggctgcagccctcctgaggatgcttgcaaaaccattctgctgctgtgtgcctgggcgggactga
- the LOC144371523 gene encoding uncharacterized protein LOC144371523 isoform X3 has product MGTVPLCFDSSVLAQVIFLFVTISILNPPFLVPTQGENDQNTEEPFRVQSLEPYRQDQRRNELLPDIGGRNLHFSSNMGLISWDSILTQQVLDLLFPSASPSFLGTWVNFFTEDFHQPPGSLSLQLLLPYMYLFLEHQAHHLLAPTEDDISSQAEPESQADCATSSVPVTAPKPTPEPEPSPWEGAELESRTSGVSTRYSPRPQYNRRVRGRCLIHVYLENENTTQYRSILVTCQDTTPVIIRRALDAHLLQQEDPKNYELLQIVSNHQKLKIPADGKVYYALDGGVDYNFLLRETDASKSLKIKPKEFLEPSVAVASRTPAAMSSSSAVTAGSLPHATQSNEWCLRKVTSSSSSLLHSSEQVEDSRFVHVLLEGQSLRETKRILVTCQETVTSLIRRALDQNLLQHEDVNNFELLSMISEDEKIKVPDHSLVYLSMNPGIQYFIVRKRPEVKGKEVTCHDRAPVVIRRALELHLLTQEKPEEYELGQIISHRQKLRIPAQANVFYAKNPHTESNFVLRKRSLSQKNDEWIQPQPPSHPTKKAAALLRMLAKPFCCCVPGRD; this is encoded by the exons atgggaactgtcccattgtgctttgactctagtgtattggcacaagtcatttttctgtttgtcaccatttccattttgaacccaccattcttggtcccaacccagggtgaaaatgatcagaacacggaggagcccttcagggtacagagccttgaaccttacaggcaggaccagcgtaggaatgagctcctgcctgacattggtgggaggaacctacatttcagcagcaacatggggttaatctcctgggattccatcctcacccagcaggtgctggatctcttgttcccaag tgcctcaccttccttcctggggacctgggtgaacttcTTCACCGAGGAtttccatcagcctccaggctctctgagtctgcagctgctgctgccgtATATGTATCTCTTCCTGgagcaccaagcacaccacctcttGGCCCCAACTGAAGATGAcatatcaagccaggcagagcctgagagccaggcggactgtg ctacaagctcagttcctgtcacggctcctaagccaaccccagagccagagccttctccctgggaaggggcagagctggagtccaggacatcaggggtctccactcggtactccccacggccccagtacaacaggcgggtgagaggcaggtgcctcattcacgtctacctggagaatgaaaacacaacacagtataggagcatcctg gtgacctgccaggacacaactccagtcatcatccgcagggccttagatgcacacttgctccagcaggaggatccaaaaaactacgagcttctgcaaattgtctcgaaccatcaga agctgaagATCCCTGCAGATGGGAAagtatattacgccctggatggaggagtggattataactttcttcttcgggaaacagatgccagcaagtcgttgaagatcaagccaaaggag ttcttggagccttctgtggcagtggcatccaggaccccagcagctatgagcagcagctctgcagtgactgcaggatcattgccccatgccacccaaagcaatgagtggtgcctgagaaaagtcaccagtagcagctcctcactgcttcactccagtgagcaggtggaagacagccgctttgttcacgtcctcctagagggacagagcctgagggagacaaagcgcatcctg gtgacctgtcAGGAGACGGTGACAAGCCTtatccgcagggccttggaccaaaatttgttgcagcatgaggatgtgaacaactttgagctgctgagtatGATATCTGAggatgaga aaatcaaggtccctgaccactcactcgtgtatctgtccatgaatccgggaatacaatatttcatcgtgaggaaacgccccgaggtcaagggaaaggag gtgacctgccacgatcgggctcctgtcgtcatccgcagggccctcgagctacacttgcttactcaggagaagccggaggaatatgagctgggccaaatcatctctcaccgtcaga agctgaggattccagcgcaggccaacgtattttatgcaaagaaccctcacacagAATCCAACtttgtgctgaggaaaaggagcctctcccaaaagaatgatgagtggatccagcctcaacctccctctcatcCTACAAAgaaggctgcagccctcctgaggatgcttgcaaaaccattctgctgctgtgtgcctgggcgggactga
- the LOC144371523 gene encoding uncharacterized protein LOC144371523 isoform X2, with protein sequence MRFDPLFPEEFHTEGENDQNTEEPFRVQSLEPYRQDQRRNELLPDIGGRNLHFSSNMGLISWDSILTQQVLDLLFPSASPSFLGTWVNFFTEDFHQPPGSLSLQLLLPYMYLFLEHQAHHLLAPTEDDISSQAEPESQADCATSSVPVTAPKPTPEPEPSPWEGAELESRTSGVSTRYSPRPQYNRRVRGRCLIHVYLENENTTQYRSILVTCQDTTPVIIRRALDAHLLQQEDPKNYELLQIVSNHQKLKIPADGKVYYALDGGVDYNFLLRETDASKSLKIKPKEFLEPSVAVASRTPAAMSSSSAVTAGSLPHATQSNEWCLRKVTSSSSSLLHSSEQVEDSRFVHVLLEGQSLRETKRILVTCQETVTSLIRRALDQNLLQHEDVNNFELLSMISEDEKIKVPDHSLVYLSMNPGIQYFIVRKRPEVKGKEFSESTCKSSRPLSHKQVGDTCLIHVHLETQSPKMAKKVLVTCHDRAPVVIRRALELHLLTQEKPEEYELGQIISHRQKLRIPAQANVFYAKNPHTESNFVLRKRSLSQKNDEWIQPQPPSHPTKKAAALLRMLAKPFCCCVPGRD encoded by the exons atgagatttgatcccctttttcctgaagagttccacacagag ggtgaaaatgatcagaacacggaggagcccttcagggtacagagccttgaaccttacaggcaggaccagcgtaggaatgagctcctgcctgacattggtgggaggaacctacatttcagcagcaacatggggttaatctcctgggattccatcctcacccagcaggtgctggatctcttgttcccaag tgcctcaccttccttcctggggacctgggtgaacttcTTCACCGAGGAtttccatcagcctccaggctctctgagtctgcagctgctgctgccgtATATGTATCTCTTCCTGgagcaccaagcacaccacctcttGGCCCCAACTGAAGATGAcatatcaagccaggcagagcctgagagccaggcggactgtg ctacaagctcagttcctgtcacggctcctaagccaaccccagagccagagccttctccctgggaaggggcagagctggagtccaggacatcaggggtctccactcggtactccccacggccccagtacaacaggcgggtgagaggcaggtgcctcattcacgtctacctggagaatgaaaacacaacacagtataggagcatcctg gtgacctgccaggacacaactccagtcatcatccgcagggccttagatgcacacttgctccagcaggaggatccaaaaaactacgagcttctgcaaattgtctcgaaccatcaga agctgaagATCCCTGCAGATGGGAAagtatattacgccctggatggaggagtggattataactttcttcttcgggaaacagatgccagcaagtcgttgaagatcaagccaaaggag ttcttggagccttctgtggcagtggcatccaggaccccagcagctatgagcagcagctctgcagtgactgcaggatcattgccccatgccacccaaagcaatgagtggtgcctgagaaaagtcaccagtagcagctcctcactgcttcactccagtgagcaggtggaagacagccgctttgttcacgtcctcctagagggacagagcctgagggagacaaagcgcatcctg gtgacctgtcAGGAGACGGTGACAAGCCTtatccgcagggccttggaccaaaatttgttgcagcatgaggatgtgaacaactttgagctgctgagtatGATATCTGAggatgaga aaatcaaggtccctgaccactcactcgtgtatctgtccatgaatccgggaatacaatatttcatcgtgaggaaacgccccgaggtcaagggaaaggag ttctcagaatcaacctgcaagtcctccaggccactttcccacaagcaggtgggagacacctgcttaattcacgtccacttagaaacacaaagtccaaagatggccaagaaggtcctg gtgacctgccacgatcgggctcctgtcgtcatccgcagggccctcgagctacacttgcttactcaggagaagccggaggaatatgagctgggccaaatcatctctcaccgtcaga agctgaggattccagcgcaggccaacgtattttatgcaaagaaccctcacacagAATCCAACtttgtgctgaggaaaaggagcctctcccaaaagaatgatgagtggatccagcctcaacctccctctcatcCTACAAAgaaggctgcagccctcctgaggatgcttgcaaaaccattctgctgctgtgtgcctgggcgggactga